One Cololabis saira isolate AMF1-May2022 chromosome 12, fColSai1.1, whole genome shotgun sequence DNA window includes the following coding sequences:
- the g0s2 gene encoding G0/G1 switch protein 2, producing the protein MLNSEVFVFAKEMLEQKPSRGMLKIYVLGSTLAMLGMIGGLVENVFLPVLEDPSLESKMMEELFMKKRKGEKQVLKPCSALVLTEEEDMLGTVLSESKAKHLATAGRRGSSNRLYAS; encoded by the coding sequence ATGCTGAACAGCGAAGTGTTCGTGTTTGCTAAGGAGATGCTGGAGCAGAAGCCCAGCCGGGGCATGCTGAAGATCTACGTGCTCGGCTCCACTCTGGCAATGCTGGGGATGATCGGAGGACTGGTGGAAAATGTTTTCCTGCCCGTTTTGGAGGATCCATCTCTTGAGAGCAAAATGATGGAGGAGCTTTTCATGAagaagaggaagggagagaagCAGGTGTTAAAACCCTGCTCGGCCCTGGTTCTTACGGAAGAGGAGGACATGCTGGGAACAGTGCTGTCTGAGAGCAAGGCCAAACATCTGGCCACCGCTGGCCGGAGAGGCTCCAGCAACCGTTTATATGCTTCTTAA